A single genomic interval of Patescibacteria group bacterium harbors:
- the murG gene encoding undecaprenyldiphospho-muramoylpentapeptide beta-N-acetylglucosaminyltransferase, with translation MNNINKKIYKILLTGGGTGGSVAPLLAVVEELKNQDVGRLERRPTSGDFEFFWLGTKFGPEREMVEKAGIKFKAISGGKWRRYFSLKNLVDIIKIKLGFFQALFIMLKSRPDLVMSAGSFISVPVIWAAWLLGVPVLIHQQDIIPGLANKLMAPFAKAITVTFEKSLADYGKKAVWIGNPTRKNFQFSLHKAGQAIFNFQLNANLPVVLIVGGGTGAEAINNLAFESLDEFTKFCQIIHITGKDKGVLNDNIANYKKYEFLDAEKMAGVLNAADLVVTRAGLGFLSELSYLGKPSIIIPMPDSHQEANAEFFKSKKAAIVVDQKYLTAESFTHMIKDLLSDEKLRGRLAVNMKNAMKQGASEEMVKIIKSLFK, from the coding sequence ATGAATAATATAAATAAAAAAATTTATAAAATTTTATTAACCGGCGGTGGGACCGGCGGGTCGGTGGCGCCGCTTTTGGCCGTGGTGGAGGAGTTGAAAAATCAAGACGTCGGACGTCTTGAAAGACGTCCGACGTCTGGGGATTTTGAATTTTTCTGGCTGGGTACGAAATTCGGTCCGGAACGTGAGATGGTGGAAAAGGCTGGTATTAAGTTTAAGGCGATAAGCGGCGGAAAATGGCGCAGATATTTTTCTTTGAAAAATTTAGTTGATATTATTAAAATTAAACTGGGTTTTTTTCAGGCGTTATTCATCATGCTGAAATCACGGCCGGATTTGGTAATGAGCGCCGGCAGTTTTATTAGTGTGCCCGTGATCTGGGCGGCTTGGCTCCTCGGCGTGCCGGTTTTAATCCATCAGCAAGACATAATTCCCGGCTTGGCCAATAAGCTGATGGCGCCGTTTGCTAAAGCTATAACCGTAACTTTTGAAAAATCTTTAGCCGATTACGGGAAAAAAGCGGTGTGGATCGGCAATCCGACTAGAAAAAATTTTCAATTTTCCCTGCACAAGGCAGGACAAGCAATTTTCAATTTTCAATTAAATGCTAATTTGCCTGTTGTATTAATTGTGGGTGGCGGAACTGGAGCGGAAGCAATTAATAATCTAGCGTTCGAAAGCCTAGATGAATTTACGAAGTTTTGCCAGATTATTCACATAACAGGCAAAGACAAGGGGGTATTGAATGATAATATTGCGAATTACAAAAAATACGAATTTCTTGACGCCGAAAAAATGGCGGGCGTACTGAATGCGGCGGATTTGGTGGTGACGCGCGCCGGGCTGGGGTTTTTATCCGAGTTGTCTTATTTAGGCAAGCCGTCTATAATTATTCCCATGCCGGATTCGCATCAGGAAGCCAACGCCGAGTTTTTTAAAAGTAAAAAAGCCGCGATTGTGGTTGATCAGAAATATTTAACCGCCGAAAGCTTTACCCACATGATAAAAGATCTGCTGTCTGATGAAAAATTGCGCGGCCGGCTGGCGGTAAACATGAAAAACGCCATGAAACAAGGGGCGAGCGAGGAAATGGTAAAAATTATTAAAAGTTTGTTTAAATAA